The following nucleotide sequence is from Micromonospora sp. WMMD1120.
GACCACGGGGGCGACGGGCCGGCCTGACCGGCCGACCGGGCGGAAGCCGTGACGCGGGGCGGCTCGACCGCACGGGCGGTCGCGATCATGACGCTCGTGGTGACGGGGCTGCTCGGCTCCGCGTACCTGCTGGGCCGCAGCCTCATCCCCGACCAGACCCCACGGCACTCCACGGGCGTCACCACCGCCGTCGACGGGCCGCACTACGCCGACCAGCCGAGCGCGGGCGAGCCGGGCCTGACGCCGCAGGCGAGCGGCAGCGCCGGACCGACCGAGGCCGGTCAGGACGGCACCGGACGGGACGCCGGCGGCGACCGGCTGTTCGGCGCGCACGCCACCACCGGCACCCACCGACTCGCGCTGACCTTCGACGACGGGCCGGACCCGCGGTACACCCCGCAGGTCCTCGCCCTGCTGCGTGAGTTCGACGTACGGGCCACGTTCTGCGTGGTCGGGGAGAACGCGCAGAACCACCCCGACCTGGTCCAGGCGATCGTGAACGACGGGCACACCCTCTGCAACCACTCCTGGCACCACGACGTCGGCCTGGGCGCCCGGTCCGCCGACGCGATCCGCTCCGACCTGCTCCGCACCAACGCCGCGATCCGGGCGGCGGCCCCGGACGCGCCGATCGTCTGGTACCGGCAGCCCGGCGGCGCCTGGACGTACCCGGTGGTGTCGGTGG
It contains:
- a CDS encoding polysaccharide deacetylase family protein, producing MTLVVTGLLGSAYLLGRSLIPDQTPRHSTGVTTAVDGPHYADQPSAGEPGLTPQASGSAGPTEAGQDGTGRDAGGDRLFGAHATTGTHRLALTFDDGPDPRYTPQVLALLREFDVRATFCVVGENAQNHPDLVQAIVNDGHTLCNHSWHHDVGLGARSADAIRSDLLRTNAAIRAAAPDAPIVWYRQPGGAWTYPVVSVARQLGMTPLHWSVDPSDWDLPGASKIAATVLTQAEPDSVVLLHDAGGDRQGTVDALRQILPELTARFELEALPTDPT